Genomic window (Sulfurovum sp. NBC37-1):
CTGTCGGACATGAAAAATTCTATAGGGAGTAAGCATATGCCAAAAATGAAAAGCGTAAAAGGCGCTGTTAAGCGTTTTAAAGTGAAAAAAAGCGGCAAGATCAAAAGAGGGACTGCATATAGAAGTCACATTCTTACAAAAGTCGATGGTAAACACCATAGACAAATGAGAAGTTCCAAACATGTCGATACAGTAGATGCCAAAAACATCAAAGAGATGATCAACTAAGAGATTTTTGGTTAGTCAGTACTATTTCCCCCGATCAGGGGCAAGTTCAAACAGAGAGAATGTTTGACACCGATTCTTAAGATTCTAAAAAGATAAGGTAAAGGAAAACCATGAGAGTAAAAACTGGTGTTGTAAGACACAGACGTCATAAAAGACTATTAAAACAGGCAAGAGGGTTCTACAGCGGTAGAAGAAAACATTTCAGAAAAGCGAAAGAACAACTCGAGCGTTCACTTGTATATGCTTACAGAGATAGAAGACAGAAGAAAAGAGATTTCAGAAAGCTCTGGATCGTTCGTATCAATGCGGCGGCAAGACTCAATGACTTGAACTATTCAAGATTCATGCATGGTCTCAAGCTTGCAAATATCGAACTTGACAGAAAAATCCTTGCCGATATGGCAATGAACAGTCCTGAGTCATTCACTAAAATAGCAGATGCTTCCAAAGCGGCACTGACTAAATAAGCCTGCCCTCTATCTTTTGAGGGGCCTTGGCTCCTCTTCCCCTTTTTTTCTTAATTAAAAACACGTCATTCTGAACTTGTTTCAGAATCCCCACAACAATTTACATATCCTAATTAGATCCTGAAACAAGTTCAGGATGACGTAAATGCGAGATGATTTTGGTTACAATAGCAAATAAAGAACCTACAAAAGGTATTTCATGCAGTCAACTCAGCGATTTCATACATTCCGGGAAGATTTCAGGGAACCTTTTGCAAGAGACAGGGACAGGGTATTACACTGCAGCTCATTTCGCAGGCTTGAGTACAAGACACAGGTTTTTTTGAACCATGAAGGTGATTACTTCCGTACACGGTTGACACATTCTTTGGAGGTCAGCCAGATAGCAAGGACACTCTCCAGGATGCTTGGGCTGAACGAGACGCTTTCCGAAGTGATCGCACTTTCACATGACCTGGGACATACCCCTTTCGGGCATGTAGGCGGAGATGAACTGGACAGACTGCTGAAAGAAGACGGCAGGGCACTTGGTTTTGAGCATAATTTCCAGTCATTTCGGGTGTTGACAAAACTGGAGAAGCGTTACAAGGAATTTGACGGGCTCAATCTGACCTTTGCTACGCTCGAAGGGGTGCTGAAGCATTCATACCCTTACAAAAAACCTTTCCTAGAAGGGCTGGATACACGTTTTGCTTTTGACAAACATCCCTCTCTTGAAGCGATGGTCGTGGACCATGCCGATGAGATCGCCTATACTTCGCATGATATTGATGACGGTGTCAAATATGGACTTATCTCTTTTGAGGAGCTTTTGCAGGATGAACTGTGCCTGAGTGTGGATGCCATGGTACAGGAAGAGGGTGTTGTAAGAGGTGAACCGCTCTACCGTCACCGTTTTGTAGCGGGGCTTATCAAACTGCTGGTGGAAGATTTCATTGTCCATTCAAAAGTAGGTGCAGAAACATACCGGGAGGAGATGCCTATCTGCGCAACGCTCGAAGCGACACAGAAGCTGCCCGTAGGTTTTTCCAAAGAAAAGGCAAGACAGCTGAAGCGACTGAAGAAACTGTTGCTGACCAAACTCTACCGGCATGAGAAGATCGTACGAAAGATGCATGCGGGCAAACAGTGTATCAAAGGCCTCTACAAAGCATTCAGGGAAGACCAGGATCTTTTGCCTCCATACCAGAAAGCTTTGCTGGATGTCCGTACCAAAGAACGGGTGATCGCAGACCATATCGCCGATATGACGGACAGATACGCCATGAAAACCTATCATGAGTTGTATGGATTGACACTGTAGTGACGTCTTTTTATCAGTTAGTACGTTAATTTTTTATTTACTTATAAAAATTAGTTTAATTTCTTATATATCCTTC
Coding sequences:
- the rpmI gene encoding 50S ribosomal protein L35, giving the protein MPKMKSVKGAVKRFKVKKSGKIKRGTAYRSHILTKVDGKHHRQMRSSKHVDTVDAKNIKEMIN
- the rplT gene encoding 50S ribosomal protein L20: MRVKTGVVRHRRHKRLLKQARGFYSGRRKHFRKAKEQLERSLVYAYRDRRQKKRDFRKLWIVRINAAARLNDLNYSRFMHGLKLANIELDRKILADMAMNSPESFTKIADASKAALTK
- a CDS encoding deoxyguanosinetriphosphate triphosphohydrolase, producing the protein MQSTQRFHTFREDFREPFARDRDRVLHCSSFRRLEYKTQVFLNHEGDYFRTRLTHSLEVSQIARTLSRMLGLNETLSEVIALSHDLGHTPFGHVGGDELDRLLKEDGRALGFEHNFQSFRVLTKLEKRYKEFDGLNLTFATLEGVLKHSYPYKKPFLEGLDTRFAFDKHPSLEAMVVDHADEIAYTSHDIDDGVKYGLISFEELLQDELCLSVDAMVQEEGVVRGEPLYRHRFVAGLIKLLVEDFIVHSKVGAETYREEMPICATLEATQKLPVGFSKEKARQLKRLKKLLLTKLYRHEKIVRKMHAGKQCIKGLYKAFREDQDLLPPYQKALLDVRTKERVIADHIADMTDRYAMKTYHELYGLTL